One window of Rhodococcus qingshengii JCM 15477 genomic DNA carries:
- a CDS encoding DUF2637 domain-containing protein, translating to MTDFSLRAARIQLGALLAALALAIVIALGITTGAFVLSFAVQRDLARQALIPEHLTWIFPAIVDSAILGATIAIVIISKLNMNKRDRGFYIALAVSVVVISILGNAYHAYHAAIAAQESIDGGGDLGFIPLAPAIAAAIAIIPPALVLAFTHGITILVKAVGMAYAAYRSIVENVTDSEDATSIASDLTVGRGPIRVPQPREKIAQNIAEQEEEDLDVDAIAVDAKAGIDDAIADFAEPFFVDEMTDEGLDEILDSQDTATELPARRDAEEAQADTDADIDDLMAFIARSNLAKNVKDTAVRKLTNPNLTWETIALESKPPVATSTAWRRYEKFDTAAREAGFDSPPLPDLRAAENPMRSELTTV from the coding sequence ATGACCGACTTTAGCCTTCGGGCAGCTCGTATTCAGCTAGGCGCATTGCTTGCTGCACTGGCACTCGCGATCGTCATTGCGCTTGGTATCACCACTGGCGCATTCGTACTTTCCTTCGCCGTGCAACGTGACCTCGCACGGCAAGCACTGATCCCCGAACACCTGACTTGGATCTTCCCGGCGATCGTCGACAGCGCCATCCTCGGCGCCACCATCGCCATCGTCATCATCAGCAAGCTCAACATGAACAAACGCGACAGAGGCTTCTACATCGCACTCGCCGTCAGCGTTGTCGTGATCAGCATCCTCGGAAACGCCTACCACGCCTATCACGCAGCAATCGCCGCGCAGGAGTCGATCGACGGTGGGGGAGACCTTGGGTTCATTCCACTCGCGCCCGCTATTGCAGCGGCCATTGCGATCATTCCGCCGGCCCTGGTCTTGGCGTTCACGCACGGAATCACAATCCTGGTGAAGGCAGTCGGAATGGCCTACGCCGCTTACCGTTCGATCGTCGAAAATGTCACCGACAGTGAGGATGCAACGAGTATTGCATCTGACCTCACCGTAGGCCGGGGGCCGATCCGCGTCCCTCAGCCCCGCGAGAAGATCGCTCAGAATATTGCGGAGCAGGAGGAAGAGGATCTAGACGTGGACGCCATAGCGGTGGATGCGAAGGCAGGCATTGACGACGCTATTGCGGACTTTGCGGAGCCGTTTTTCGTAGACGAAATGACGGATGAAGGCCTCGACGAGATCCTCGATTCTCAAGACACAGCTACGGAGCTCCCAGCCCGCCGCGACGCCGAAGAAGCACAGGCCGACACGGATGCCGACATAGACGACCTCATGGCTTTCATCGCCCGGTCGAATCTCGCGAAGAATGTCAAAGACACAGCGGTCCGCAAGCTGACAAACCCGAACCTCACGTGGGAAACCATCGCTCTGGAATCGAAACCGCCTGTCGCGACATCGACCGCATGGCGCCGATACGAGAAATTCGATACCGCAGCCCGAGAAGCAGGCTTCGACAGTCCACCATTGCCCGACCTGCGAGCCGCCGAGAACCCGATGCGCAGCGAACTCACCACCGTTTGA
- a CDS encoding IS110 family transposase yields the protein MGLYCGIDWAENHHDFAILNDLGEVVSRGRVDNDAAGFARLLEAFAEAGDTAENLIPVGIETDHGLWVAALRASGRVIYPINPLAASRYRSRHSVSGSKSDSADAVMLANIVRTDATAHRPLPADTDSALAIRVLARAQQDAVWSRQRFGNEVRSLLKEYFPAALTAFQSLEDGLTRPDARSVLAAAPTPTAAAALTRPQLRAALKRAGRSRFLDRDVERLRGILRTPALRQPPQIEAAMGISLMALLRQFDAACAAAETLAAHVSVLFSEHPDAKIITSFPGLGPLAVARVLAEIGDDRNRFATARGLKAYAGAAPITRASGKKTFVLHRHVKNRRLAAAGTIWAFSALQASPGARRHFDARRAGGDWNHQAQRHLFNRFLGQLHHCLITREFFDELHAFPPPLPIAA from the coding sequence GTGGGACTGTACTGCGGAATCGATTGGGCCGAAAACCATCACGACTTCGCAATCCTCAACGACCTGGGCGAAGTCGTGAGCCGGGGACGAGTCGACAACGACGCCGCCGGGTTCGCCCGACTGCTCGAGGCATTCGCCGAAGCCGGCGACACCGCCGAAAACCTGATCCCGGTCGGGATCGAAACCGACCACGGCCTGTGGGTCGCCGCACTCCGAGCAAGTGGCCGGGTGATCTACCCGATCAACCCACTCGCCGCCTCCCGGTACCGGTCCCGGCATTCGGTCTCCGGATCGAAATCCGATTCCGCCGACGCGGTCATGCTCGCGAATATCGTGCGCACCGACGCCACCGCACACCGTCCGTTGCCGGCCGACACCGACAGCGCTCTGGCCATCCGGGTTCTCGCCCGCGCCCAGCAAGACGCGGTCTGGTCCAGGCAACGCTTCGGCAACGAGGTCCGCTCGCTCCTCAAAGAATATTTCCCGGCAGCGTTGACCGCGTTTCAATCCCTCGAAGACGGACTGACCCGCCCTGATGCCCGAAGCGTGCTCGCTGCGGCTCCGACCCCGACCGCAGCTGCCGCCCTGACCCGGCCCCAACTTCGGGCGGCGCTCAAGAGAGCGGGACGCTCCCGATTCCTCGACCGAGACGTCGAACGACTGCGGGGCATCCTGCGCACCCCGGCGCTTCGCCAGCCACCGCAGATCGAAGCAGCGATGGGAATCAGTCTGATGGCCCTGTTGCGGCAGTTCGACGCTGCCTGCGCAGCCGCCGAGACCCTCGCCGCACACGTCAGCGTGCTCTTCTCCGAACACCCCGATGCGAAGATCATCACCAGCTTCCCCGGGCTGGGGCCACTGGCCGTGGCCCGAGTTCTCGCCGAGATCGGTGACGACCGGAACAGGTTCGCCACCGCGCGTGGCCTCAAGGCCTACGCCGGCGCCGCCCCGATCACCCGTGCCAGCGGGAAAAAGACCTTCGTCCTGCACCGGCACGTCAAGAACCGAAGACTGGCTGCAGCAGGAACGATCTGGGCGTTCAGCGCCCTCCAAGCGTCCCCCGGAGCCAGGCGACATTTCGATGCCCGACGCGCAGGCGGGGACTGGAACCACCAAGCTCAACGACACCTGTTCAACCGATTCCTCGGCCAACTCCACCACTGCCTCATCACCCGCGAATTCTTCGACGAATTGCACGCATTTCCACCTCCCCTCCCGATCGCGGCTTGA
- a CDS encoding replication protein: MRLDLGDGAYNGIPVWQGAQHWVEIVVREAYTAEYKNIRPALVETTGGGISLKTLLAVATVMASVAEFDTGRESRLSLDKTVERTGKGERTVQRARQALKLLRVATEVFRGRLRRKKGERQGSYRVGDKGRGWASVWALHPRKPVDKTRVYVDGSIKMAPHPRRGHLLSLRSRREVFNTKGSVNKRAASRRKESKAKVEKVEAIRKGLLLASKWLSNPRTPVWARRHTPRGWASALTEPAAHGWTATDLNDTIDAWANAQNMVPTPKHPIAFIRWLMKQQDLAFAPHVLAQIAADQEKAERERQSAEFEMERERYAWAAPEDSPGRQAARFVARRAADTAHRRKVDTSARENAAQPVWITHLRDLGPQ, encoded by the coding sequence ATGCGGCTCGACCTTGGCGACGGCGCATACAACGGCATCCCCGTCTGGCAGGGCGCTCAACACTGGGTGGAAATCGTTGTCCGCGAGGCATATACGGCCGAATACAAGAACATTCGCCCCGCTCTGGTCGAGACGACAGGCGGCGGAATCAGCCTCAAAACTCTCCTTGCCGTCGCCACAGTCATGGCGTCAGTCGCTGAGTTCGACACTGGCCGTGAATCGCGTTTGTCTCTCGACAAGACTGTCGAACGCACGGGCAAGGGTGAGAGAACCGTGCAGCGTGCCCGTCAGGCCCTGAAACTGCTTCGAGTGGCCACCGAGGTCTTCCGTGGACGGCTTCGTAGGAAGAAGGGTGAACGACAGGGTTCGTACCGGGTGGGTGACAAGGGCCGAGGATGGGCGTCAGTGTGGGCACTTCACCCGCGTAAGCCTGTGGATAAAACCCGTGTCTACGTGGACGGATCCATAAAGATGGCACCCCATCCCCGTAGGGGTCATCTTTTGTCTCTTCGCTCTCGTAGAGAGGTTTTTAATACAAAAGGATCTGTGAATAAACGAGCCGCTTCGCGGCGCAAGGAGTCCAAGGCCAAGGTCGAGAAGGTTGAAGCCATCCGGAAGGGCCTGTTGCTTGCATCCAAGTGGCTCAGCAATCCGCGAACGCCGGTCTGGGCGCGTCGGCACACCCCCCGAGGGTGGGCATCGGCACTGACCGAACCAGCCGCACACGGTTGGACCGCAACGGATCTGAACGACACGATCGACGCCTGGGCGAACGCCCAGAACATGGTTCCGACCCCGAAGCACCCCATCGCATTCATCCGTTGGCTCATGAAGCAGCAGGATCTGGCCTTCGCGCCGCATGTTCTCGCTCAGATTGCCGCTGACCAGGAGAAAGCTGAACGTGAACGCCAGTCCGCCGAGTTCGAGATGGAGCGAGAACGCTACGCATGGGCCGCGCCCGAGGACTCCCCCGGCCGCCAAGCAGCGCGTTTCGTTGCTCGTCGAGCCGCCGATACGGCTCACCGCCGCAAGGTGGATACCTCAGCTCGTGAGAACGCCGCGCAGCCTGTGTGGATCACGCATCTACGCGACCTCGGACCGCAGTGA
- a CDS encoding plasmid partition protein ParG, which yields MSIPKAKTTPTLGPRKSAPPIAPPSVTSSFVEPDADRTKLTVQIDAELHRRFKAAVAGSGKKMRDVVEEMIEQWTDANSGRS from the coding sequence ATGAGCATCCCCAAGGCAAAGACGACACCGACGCTCGGGCCTCGCAAGTCCGCGCCACCCATCGCGCCGCCCTCAGTGACGTCCAGCTTCGTCGAACCGGACGCAGACCGCACAAAACTCACCGTCCAGATCGACGCTGAACTGCACCGACGCTTCAAAGCTGCCGTTGCAGGAAGCGGCAAGAAGATGCGCGACGTGGTCGAGGAAATGATCGAGCAGTGGACCGACGCGAACAGTGGTCGCTCATAA
- a CDS encoding cytochrome P450, with product MSSDKCPYPSSETPTSEVAVNPVLDFESIPSPAWRLPVLGDLLSVDSEKPVQKEMVMASRLGPIFERKIINHRLTVVSGVELVAEVNNEALWAKSVGLPIRKLRAVAEDGLFTAFNSEPNWQKAHNILNAGFSQAALRKYHPSMLRALDGLTAAWDASAAAGRKIDATADANKLALDVIGLAGFGYDFASFDGDEHPFVGAMSRVLEHVNRTSNDIPFLRKLRGNGAELQYKKDITFVRTVVDDVIAERQAKPGEHQDDLLDLMLNNTDDETGEKLDPVNIRNQVLTFLVAGNETTAGTIAFALYFLALHPEIADAARAEVADITGGEAPAFEDVAKMRYLRRVVDETLRLWPSAPGYFRKVRTDTTLGGRYAMPKGSWVFVLLPQLHRDPVWGENPESFDPDRFKPENVKKRPAHAYRPFGTGPRSCIGRQFALHEAVLSLATILQRYSFQSDPEYKLDVREALTLKPVGLELSLQRL from the coding sequence ATGTCTTCCGACAAGTGCCCGTATCCGAGCAGTGAGACACCGACCAGTGAGGTCGCGGTCAATCCAGTCCTTGATTTCGAGTCGATCCCCTCCCCGGCCTGGCGGCTACCTGTACTGGGGGACTTGCTCAGTGTCGACTCGGAGAAGCCGGTCCAGAAGGAAATGGTCATGGCTTCGAGGCTGGGGCCGATCTTCGAACGCAAGATCATCAATCACCGACTGACCGTGGTCTCCGGGGTGGAGTTGGTTGCGGAGGTCAACAACGAGGCATTGTGGGCGAAATCGGTGGGTCTGCCGATTCGAAAGCTGCGTGCAGTCGCGGAAGACGGCCTTTTCACCGCTTTCAACTCCGAACCCAACTGGCAAAAGGCGCACAACATCCTCAACGCCGGGTTCAGCCAGGCAGCGTTGCGTAAGTACCACCCGTCGATGCTGCGAGCTTTGGACGGACTCACGGCAGCGTGGGATGCGTCCGCGGCCGCCGGCAGAAAGATCGATGCCACCGCTGATGCGAACAAGCTCGCTCTGGACGTGATCGGCCTAGCTGGCTTCGGCTACGACTTCGCGTCCTTCGATGGCGACGAGCACCCGTTCGTCGGTGCGATGTCGAGGGTTCTCGAGCACGTGAACCGCACCTCCAACGACATTCCATTCCTTCGTAAATTGCGCGGAAACGGCGCTGAACTGCAATATAAGAAGGACATCACGTTTGTTCGGACGGTCGTCGACGACGTGATCGCCGAACGACAGGCAAAGCCGGGGGAGCATCAGGACGATTTGCTCGACCTGATGCTCAACAACACCGACGACGAGACGGGCGAGAAGCTGGACCCGGTGAACATTCGGAACCAGGTCCTGACGTTTCTCGTCGCTGGAAACGAGACAACCGCCGGCACTATCGCCTTCGCGCTGTACTTCCTGGCTCTGCATCCCGAGATCGCCGACGCTGCTCGTGCGGAGGTCGCGGACATCACTGGTGGTGAAGCACCGGCCTTCGAAGACGTGGCCAAAATGCGGTACCTACGCCGAGTCGTCGACGAGACGCTTCGCCTGTGGCCGAGCGCTCCGGGATACTTCCGCAAGGTCCGAACTGACACGACTCTGGGTGGTCGCTACGCGATGCCGAAGGGATCATGGGTATTCGTCCTCCTCCCACAGCTGCACCGCGACCCGGTCTGGGGTGAGAATCCAGAATCCTTCGACCCGGACCGCTTCAAACCTGAGAATGTGAAGAAACGCCCAGCTCACGCCTACCGCCCTTTCGGAACAGGACCAAGGTCCTGCATCGGTCGGCAGTTCGCTTTGCACGAAGCGGTCCTGTCGTTGGCAACCATATTGCAGCGCTACAGCTTTCAATCGGATCCGGAATATAAGTTGGACGTCCGCGAAGCGCTGACGCTCAAGCCAGTCGGGCTCGAGCTCTCCTTGCAACGTCTGTAA
- a CDS encoding TetR/AcrR family transcriptional regulator → MSNDADRSEGIDHGRTGRPPMQPRAKVTREAILEVSATLFSRAGYAGTSINDILAISETTKGAMYFHFSKKESIAQEMLHRWENAVSETVGKAAATGQSADRQVVMIYRDLARRTQTEAIIRAGLILSVDKSLSGARATYEAWTEAVTPIVVDAIRCGALDCAESMSRLADTLCAGFVGAVQVAASLDENHSITRRVDDLLLMWRGTDPASVRMIEGASL, encoded by the coding sequence ATGAGCAATGACGCCGACCGCTCCGAAGGCATCGACCACGGCAGAACCGGCCGACCACCTATGCAGCCGCGAGCGAAAGTCACCCGAGAAGCGATCCTCGAGGTTTCTGCCACCCTGTTCAGCCGAGCCGGGTACGCGGGCACCAGCATCAATGACATCTTGGCGATCTCCGAGACCACCAAAGGGGCGATGTACTTCCACTTCTCGAAGAAGGAATCCATCGCCCAAGAAATGCTGCATCGCTGGGAGAACGCCGTCTCGGAGACAGTGGGGAAGGCCGCAGCGACAGGTCAATCCGCCGATCGGCAAGTGGTGATGATCTACCGGGACCTCGCCCGCCGCACCCAAACAGAGGCGATCATCCGCGCCGGACTCATCCTGTCCGTCGACAAGTCGCTCAGCGGCGCCCGCGCCACCTACGAGGCATGGACCGAAGCCGTCACGCCGATCGTCGTCGACGCTATTCGTTGCGGCGCTCTCGACTGCGCGGAAAGCATGTCGCGGCTCGCAGACACTCTCTGCGCCGGTTTCGTCGGCGCTGTGCAGGTTGCAGCTAGCCTCGACGAGAATCACTCCATCACCAGACGGGTCGACGATCTGCTGCTGATGTGGCGCGGCACCGACCCGGCCTCCGTCCGCATGATCGAAGGAGCATCCCTGTGA
- a CDS encoding helix-turn-helix domain-containing protein: MSEQAGDLTPGVDEVPRSGVRGFRADRLRELRVKAGLTPDDLSVRIGSSRQSVSHWETGRSTPAPPVLKQIADELDVSISVLVPIPDNRLRMGDLRVRAGLTQIQAAEQLSISPTSLAEIEKGMKPVNEDRLEAIAGLYGADKSLVFEAWERGREARETRAKSK; encoded by the coding sequence ATGAGCGAGCAAGCAGGCGATCTGACCCCAGGAGTTGATGAAGTGCCACGGAGTGGAGTGCGCGGCTTTCGGGCCGACAGGCTCCGTGAGTTGCGTGTGAAAGCGGGGCTGACGCCCGACGATCTGTCGGTGCGTATCGGGTCCAGCCGCCAGTCCGTTTCTCATTGGGAAACGGGACGGTCCACGCCGGCTCCACCTGTGCTCAAACAGATTGCCGACGAGCTTGACGTGTCGATCAGCGTGCTGGTCCCGATTCCGGACAACAGGTTGCGAATGGGTGATCTACGGGTACGTGCCGGATTGACCCAGATACAAGCGGCGGAGCAGTTGAGCATCTCTCCTACCTCGCTCGCCGAGATCGAAAAGGGTATGAAGCCGGTGAACGAGGACCGCCTGGAAGCAATCGCTGGCCTCTACGGAGCCGACAAGTCCTTGGTGTTCGAGGCGTGGGAGCGCGGCCGAGAGGCGCGCGAGACACGCGCGAAATCTAAGTAG
- a CDS encoding insoluble domain protein — MTNHRNRAGKHRAAQRSAVAGVTLTALTALVVTTFGGAGVALADPVQPGVSTEGVQPGVTTEGVQPGVTAPPAAPVAPPVQQTVPVTWVPSPVEYQQPYQPRPGWDYETGNYDNSQDPVAPQVNIADLHLPVPVETATAPIAPPPEMGAFGNFIFKKPNWWTTDTLNRVSGQSAVWLAQTTDFYRSTGIPLDTAQQMAASQFTAGAVGLTAGLAASAPVLAATTAIGAGIGGNIGLALGNALIPIPGVGSVPGTVVGAVAGGAVGAVVAAPVVIASGAVGTAIGVGVGTAFGEGENGRESEVVIPDIDQPAITTETQNVLDSWSASPPVGTAAADGVRNAAAAAPAIDTQIRETVSALPGGEGAVAAFDQAVTDIAAATAVPGLPISMISDAIGAGIPA; from the coding sequence TTGACGAATCACCGTAATCGGGCCGGTAAGCACCGGGCCGCACAGCGTTCGGCAGTCGCCGGGGTCACGCTGACCGCACTGACCGCCCTGGTCGTAACGACATTCGGCGGTGCGGGTGTAGCGCTTGCCGATCCGGTCCAACCCGGCGTGAGCACTGAAGGCGTTCAGCCTGGTGTCACGACTGAAGGCGTTCAGCCTGGTGTGACAGCTCCTCCCGCTGCTCCAGTCGCTCCGCCGGTGCAGCAAACCGTGCCGGTCACCTGGGTGCCCTCCCCGGTGGAGTATCAGCAGCCGTACCAGCCGCGTCCCGGTTGGGACTACGAGACAGGCAACTACGACAACAGTCAGGACCCGGTCGCGCCGCAGGTCAACATTGCGGATTTGCACCTGCCGGTTCCGGTCGAAACCGCAACAGCTCCGATTGCTCCGCCGCCGGAAATGGGCGCTTTCGGAAACTTCATTTTCAAGAAGCCGAATTGGTGGACCACCGACACGCTTAATCGGGTCAGCGGCCAGTCGGCGGTCTGGCTTGCTCAGACGACCGACTTCTACCGATCCACCGGTATCCCGCTGGACACCGCACAGCAGATGGCGGCATCACAATTCACCGCTGGCGCAGTCGGTTTGACCGCTGGACTGGCCGCTTCCGCGCCGGTGCTTGCGGCGACAACGGCGATCGGTGCTGGCATCGGCGGCAATATCGGTCTGGCATTGGGCAACGCTCTCATCCCGATCCCCGGTGTCGGTTCCGTTCCGGGAACCGTAGTGGGAGCTGTCGCAGGCGGTGCAGTCGGTGCGGTTGTTGCAGCTCCTGTCGTAATCGCTTCTGGCGCAGTCGGAACCGCGATCGGCGTCGGCGTGGGTACCGCGTTCGGCGAAGGTGAAAACGGCCGTGAATCCGAGGTCGTCATCCCGGACATCGATCAGCCCGCCATCACCACTGAAACACAGAATGTTCTCGATTCGTGGTCGGCGTCGCCGCCGGTCGGCACTGCTGCCGCGGACGGGGTGCGCAACGCTGCCGCTGCCGCCCCGGCGATCGACACCCAGATCCGCGAGACGGTCTCGGCGCTGCCCGGCGGCGAGGGTGCTGTTGCGGCATTCGACCAGGCGGTCACTGATATCGCTGCGGCCACCGCTGTTCCCGGCCTGCCTATCTCGATGATCTCCGACGCGATCGGTGCCGGTATCCCCGCATAA
- a CDS encoding GAF domain-containing protein: protein MNEWHLIETLGKSPTVVSVGGNVKNWATTKRLSPSADVRIDPIIEQVRSSRTKIVLPALDSARDQRSYRIECLPVVGPTGKVHAVQLWIGDPEVPPVPPRIVSGFSWLLDRFVIAQTLEAALMSGVKPEDHVPERTPAEYYAKAIKFDDSEAMLAAGLNPVDDQTFDADMSVLHADGRVMRWHMWARGCVEEGERGLRLLWHDVTDTTPPRRPTLAELGLQESVKDSGIYTAVFCTQTAVLALWLPEPAPWVKWRDIPGANQVIHADDRHLLSSAQDKFNLGSTDPVHVVARLRTENDDWRPSTLRISPYPGPLTERLAIVQISPLTES from the coding sequence GTGAACGAGTGGCATTTGATCGAAACGCTGGGGAAGAGTCCGACCGTCGTCAGCGTCGGTGGCAACGTCAAGAACTGGGCAACCACCAAACGGCTCTCGCCGAGCGCGGACGTGCGAATCGACCCGATCATCGAGCAGGTTCGGAGCAGTAGAACCAAGATCGTCCTGCCGGCCCTCGACAGCGCCCGCGACCAGCGGAGCTACCGAATCGAATGCCTTCCTGTTGTCGGTCCGACAGGCAAGGTTCACGCTGTTCAGCTGTGGATCGGCGACCCCGAAGTCCCACCGGTACCGCCGCGAATCGTGTCCGGGTTCTCCTGGCTGCTCGATCGTTTCGTCATCGCACAAACCCTCGAAGCTGCGCTGATGTCGGGAGTCAAACCCGAGGATCACGTTCCGGAGCGCACGCCTGCGGAGTATTACGCGAAGGCGATCAAATTCGACGATTCGGAGGCCATGCTCGCGGCCGGCCTCAATCCGGTCGACGATCAGACCTTCGACGCAGATATGAGTGTCCTGCACGCGGACGGCCGCGTGATGCGTTGGCATATGTGGGCGCGGGGGTGCGTAGAGGAAGGCGAGCGCGGGTTGCGGTTGCTCTGGCACGACGTGACCGATACGACGCCGCCGCGCCGGCCGACACTCGCTGAGTTGGGGTTGCAGGAGAGCGTGAAAGATTCAGGCATCTACACCGCAGTGTTCTGCACACAGACCGCTGTGTTGGCGTTGTGGTTGCCCGAACCAGCGCCGTGGGTGAAGTGGCGCGACATTCCTGGCGCGAACCAGGTCATCCACGCCGACGATCGACATCTGTTGTCTTCGGCCCAGGACAAGTTCAATCTGGGTTCGACCGATCCGGTCCACGTCGTGGCTCGTCTTCGGACTGAAAATGATGACTGGCGCCCTTCGACCCTGCGGATCAGCCCGTATCCAGGACCTTTGACCGAGCGTTTGGCGATCGTGCAGATTTCTCCGCTCACAGAAAGCTGA
- a CDS encoding ParA family protein, translating to MIISLVNTKGGTAKTTSAIYLALAFHNRGRKVVVLDLDKQGSATDWADRATEAGDPLPFPVHVVNMKRLVKYATDGDDQVVIIDTPPGDGQVIDAAIGASNFVIMPTAATGLDTARVWETLPSVQGRLPYGILITSARLGTNLLEDAKAAFDSNDAARFDTVIPMRERIRSTFGTTPKHDEGYSDVVDEITEALTA from the coding sequence ATGATCATCAGTCTGGTCAACACCAAAGGCGGAACGGCCAAGACGACGAGCGCGATCTACCTTGCGCTCGCGTTTCATAATCGGGGGAGGAAGGTTGTCGTCCTCGACTTGGACAAACAGGGTTCAGCAACCGACTGGGCTGATCGCGCTACGGAGGCTGGAGATCCACTCCCGTTCCCAGTGCATGTCGTGAACATGAAACGCCTGGTGAAGTACGCCACCGATGGCGACGACCAGGTAGTAATCATCGACACCCCGCCCGGTGACGGGCAAGTTATCGACGCTGCAATCGGGGCGTCCAACTTCGTCATAATGCCCACGGCCGCTACAGGACTCGACACCGCCAGAGTCTGGGAGACACTGCCCTCGGTGCAGGGCCGCCTTCCATACGGAATCCTCATCACCTCCGCACGTCTCGGAACGAACCTGCTCGAAGATGCCAAGGCAGCGTTCGACAGCAACGACGCAGCCCGATTCGACACCGTCATCCCCATGCGCGAGCGCATCCGGTCAACATTCGGCACTACCCCCAAGCACGACGAAGGGTATTCCGACGTCGTCGACGAGATCACAGAGGCCCTGACAGCATGA
- a CDS encoding cutinase family protein, producing the protein MAGTSAANAQTPTSTPTPSSTTTTSSTTSASAADSGCTPLHLLLVNGTTDSSPDAPTDTDGGFFSQVAIPALVEANGDNGKKGVIDRSYVNYSASFGGKPGDQSKDTYEQSVQMGITNATAMLTDLASKCPDTHVFVGGYSQGAQVASALSREIGAGEGPISADRFAGAALFSDPTRPAGSPVFASSSQTAPAAAPGAKGDSVESVQVAATATPAGGGIAPETTGERSFGKVADRVASFCTAGDLACDTPADAPLARMVANIAGQSSMDTQDPVSILTSVGTALGQSVIYTGASVVNDNINFDSKAGAFTVKDSSTTVLNRMVAYSDPSKRQDGISEAVAAVTKIAGMGIAAAVTVAKDVLSPQSITQIAAAGVAGPQAAIGVLGAKVLNATVKLVPPATIDKTVSLAFNEVKSGFADNKGLAKMATDAAYWDTIAKHGSYTTTPVGTGGQTPVELATDWILALAHDLTGDQVGGNAPRSLDQSGPLLAALGQQSRSASEILGSRTTTTGTMTSPTTTTTGATTATTTATSSPAASSSVATSTTAATPTQAGIN; encoded by the coding sequence ATGGCTGGTACCAGCGCCGCAAACGCGCAAACACCGACCTCCACTCCGACGCCGTCCTCGACAACCACCACGTCGTCGACGACTTCTGCCTCTGCTGCGGATTCGGGGTGCACACCGCTGCACCTGCTGTTGGTCAACGGCACGACAGACAGTTCCCCGGACGCACCGACCGACACGGACGGCGGGTTCTTTTCCCAGGTCGCCATCCCTGCGCTGGTGGAAGCCAACGGCGACAACGGCAAAAAGGGCGTCATCGACCGCTCCTACGTGAACTACTCGGCGAGCTTCGGTGGCAAGCCTGGTGATCAGTCCAAAGACACGTACGAGCAGTCGGTGCAGATGGGAATCACCAACGCCACGGCGATGCTCACCGATCTGGCGAGCAAGTGCCCGGACACTCACGTGTTCGTCGGTGGCTACAGCCAGGGTGCACAGGTCGCGTCCGCGCTCTCGCGTGAGATCGGAGCAGGCGAAGGACCTATCTCTGCTGATCGGTTCGCCGGTGCCGCACTCTTCTCGGACCCGACCCGCCCGGCCGGTTCGCCGGTGTTCGCGTCGTCGTCTCAGACCGCCCCGGCGGCCGCACCCGGCGCCAAGGGCGACTCGGTCGAATCCGTACAGGTCGCAGCGACTGCGACTCCCGCCGGTGGCGGCATCGCCCCGGAAACGACGGGGGAGCGGTCCTTCGGCAAGGTTGCCGACCGTGTCGCTTCCTTCTGCACCGCAGGTGATCTGGCGTGCGACACTCCCGCTGACGCACCGTTGGCACGAATGGTCGCCAACATAGCCGGTCAGTCCAGCATGGACACCCAGGACCCGGTATCCATCCTGACGAGTGTCGGTACCGCGCTCGGGCAGTCTGTGATCTACACCGGTGCATCCGTCGTCAACGACAACATCAACTTCGACTCCAAGGCAGGCGCTTTCACTGTCAAGGACTCGAGCACAACGGTTCTCAATCGAATGGTCGCCTACAGCGACCCGTCCAAGCGCCAGGACGGCATCAGCGAAGCGGTAGCTGCGGTGACGAAGATTGCCGGCATGGGCATCGCGGCGGCCGTGACGGTGGCCAAGGACGTTCTCTCGCCACAGTCCATCACGCAAATCGCTGCCGCTGGTGTTGCCGGACCGCAAGCCGCTATCGGTGTGCTCGGCGCGAAGGTGCTCAATGCGACGGTCAAGCTGGTTCCGCCGGCCACCATCGACAAGACTGTCAGCCTTGCATTCAATGAGGTCAAGTCCGGTTTCGCGGATAACAAGGGCCTAGCGAAGATGGCGACCGATGCGGCGTACTGGGACACGATCGCCAAGCACGGCAGCTACACCACCACCCCCGTGGGGACAGGCGGTCAGACGCCAGTGGAGTTGGCGACGGACTGGATTCTCGCTCTCGCTCACGATCTGACCGGCGACCAGGTGGGCGGCAACGCGCCGCGCTCACTCGATCAGAGCGGGCCACTACTTGCTGCACTCGGACAGCAAAGCCGTTCGGCCAGCGAGATTCTCGGCTCCCGCACCACCACCACCGGCACGATGACGTCTCCGACTACGACGACAACTGGCGCGACGACGGCAACGACCACCGCGACCAGCAGCCCCGCTGCTAGTTCGTCGGTCGCTACATCAACGACCGCCGCGACACCCACTCAAGCCGGAATCAACTGA